One genomic segment of Pseudorasbora parva isolate DD20220531a chromosome 6, ASM2467924v1, whole genome shotgun sequence includes these proteins:
- the iyd gene encoding iodotyrosine deiodinase: MAMFSSLTPVFVAVLCVIIGFLFKNSQRRESRSKQKRSGETARPWVDEDLQDDTEISRKHNNEEDDDWLDTTEEENIAHIPYTPAQYSAAEMLERSKEFYSLMNLRRSVRFISPDPVPKEVIDNVIRTAGTAPSGAHTEPWTFVVVSDTDVKHKIREIVEEEEEINYKQRMGDKWVHDLKRLRTNWVKEYLDVAPYLILVFKQTHGVLPNGKKKTHYYNEISVSISCGILLAALQNVGLVTVTTTPLNCGPQLRSLLQRPANEKLLILLPVGYPASDAKVPDLKRKDLNDIMVTV; this comes from the exons ATGGCGATGTTTTCGTCTCTAACTCCGGTGTTCGTGGCGGTTTTGTGCGTGATTATCGGGTTTCTCTTCAAAAACTCCCAGAGGAGAGAGAGCAGATCAAAGCAGAAGCGTTCAGGTGAGACAGCCAGACCATGGGTGGACGAGGATCTGCAGGACGACACTGAAATCAGCAGGAAACACAACAACG AGGAGGATGATGATTGGCTAGACACAACAGAGGAAGAGAACATAGCCCATATCCCATACACTCCAGCTCAGTACTCTGCTGCTGAGATGCTGGAGCGCTCAAAGGAATTTTACTCGCTCATGAATCTGAGACGATCTGTCCGCTTCATCAGTCCAGATCCGGTACCAAAAGAAGTGATTGACAATGTCATACGCACTGCAG gcaCTGCACCCAGTGGAGCTCACACTGAGCCCTGGACGTTTGTGGTGGTTTCTGACACCGACGTCAAACACAAGATCAGAGAGATCgttgaggaagaggaggagatcAACTACAAGCAAAGGATGGGAGACAAGTGGGTCCATGACCTAAAGAGACTCCG GACAAACTGGGTGAAGGAGTATCTGGATGTGGCTCCGTATCTGATTCTAGTATTTAAGCAGACACATGGAGTTTTGCCCAACGGCAAGAAAAAGACTCACTATTACAATGAAATCAGCGTGTCCATTTCCTGTGGGATTCTACTGGCCGCCCTGCAG AATGTTGGGCTGGTTACCGTGACGACCACTCCTTTGAACTGTGGTCCACAGCTTAGGTCCCTCCTCCAGCGACCAGCCAATGAGAAGCTTCTAATCTTGCTTCCTGTTGGCTACCCTGCGTCTGACGCCAAAGTGCCTGACCTCAAACGTAAAGACCTCAATGACATAATGGTGACTGTGTGA